In a single window of the Pseudodesulfovibrio profundus genome:
- the rplK gene encoding 50S ribosomal protein L11, producing the protein MAKKELGKIKLQIPAGGANPSPPVGPALGQHGVNIMEFCKAFNAQTQDQKGLIIPVIITVYQDRSFDFITKTPPAAVLLKKAAKVEKGSGEPNKEKVGTVTRAQVQEIAELKMVDLNANDIENAMLQIEGTARSMGIEVKG; encoded by the coding sequence ATGGCCAAGAAAGAATTAGGAAAGATCAAACTGCAGATACCTGCAGGTGGCGCCAATCCCTCTCCGCCGGTTGGTCCGGCACTGGGTCAGCATGGCGTCAATATTATGGAATTCTGTAAGGCGTTCAACGCCCAGACGCAGGACCAAAAGGGACTCATCATCCCTGTCATCATCACGGTTTACCAAGACCGCTCTTTTGATTTCATCACCAAAACCCCCCCCGCAGCAGTTCTTCTGAAGAAAGCCGCAAAAGTCGAGAAGGGCTCCGGTGAACCGAACAAGGAAAAGGTCGGTACAGTTACCCGCGCTCAGGTGCAGGAAATCGCCGAATTGAAGATGGTTGATTTGAACGCCAATGACATTGAGAATGCTATGCTGCAGATTGAGGGCACCGCCCGCAGCATGGGCATTGAAGTCAAAGGCTAG